AAATTGTCTCTTCAAAAAAATGATGCTAATCAAATGATGGATTTCTTTAAACACGGAAGTGAATCTCGACAACGGTTATTCAACAAATGACGGCACATTTTATTACATTTGAAGGTATTGAAGGTTGTGGTAAGACGACGCAAGCAAAGAGAGCAGAAGAATATCTAAAATCGTTGGGATATCCTGTTTTAAGAACTTATGAACCGGGAGCAACACGAGTCGGCGAGTATATTCGGCGTATTCTCCTCGAAAAGAATAATAATCCTATTCCTCTACATCCTATTACAGAACTGTTATTATTTTCTGCAGATAGAACCCAACATCTGCGTGAAGTTATTCTCCCCGCTTTAGAACAGGGAATTACCGTATTATGTGATAGATATATTGATTCCACGACGGCTTATCAAGGTGGAGGACGGGGAATTAATTTGGAACTTATATATCAAATACACAAAATCGCTACATTAGGAATTTATCCGACGAGAACTTATTTGTTTGATTTACCCGTGGAGATAGGACTGCAACGAATAAGTAAACGCGGAAACACCTTAGACCGTTTGGAAACAGAAAATATAGAATTTCACCAAAGAATACGCGATTGTTTCCTTCGGATTGCACACGAAAATCCTCAACGGTTTATGATAATTGATGCTAATCAATCTGAAGAGGCAATTGCTTTAATCATACAAAATGATTTAAGGGAACTATGTCAGAAATAGTAAGTAATTATACCGATACACTACCACCTGTTTTTCAAAGAATACAAGACCAACATACTGCTGTTCGTGTTTTAATCAATTCTATGAAAAACAATCGGATTTCCCATGCGTATCTTTTCTGGGGACCCGATGGTGTCGGAAAGAAATTTACGGCAAAGTCATTTGCTCAGTCGGTTTTATGTCAAAACACAGAAACAAAAGGTTGTGGAG
This is a stretch of genomic DNA from Candidatus Hydrogenedens sp.. It encodes these proteins:
- the tmk gene encoding dTMP kinase — protein: MTAHFITFEGIEGCGKTTQAKRAEEYLKSLGYPVLRTYEPGATRVGEYIRRILLEKNNNPIPLHPITELLLFSADRTQHLREVILPALEQGITVLCDRYIDSTTAYQGGGRGINLELIYQIHKIATLGIYPTRTYLFDLPVEIGLQRISKRGNTLDRLETENIEFHQRIRDCFLRIAHENPQRFMIIDANQSEEAIALIIQNDLRELCQK